Proteins from a genomic interval of Pseudomonas versuta:
- a CDS encoding LuxR C-terminal-related transcriptional regulator, with amino-acid sequence MTQARFPKLPAGPERVDINYGLPLITTKLVPPRSVGTVLARARLLEKISLLEGRCLALVCGPAGFGKTTLLGQWSQILREQGHGVAWLSLDEQDDTPLTFRRYLLSALSQASGQPRIEADALSDCMASADSRFIRELINLLQARLEPLYLVLDDLHLIHHPGITSDLEQLLLHAPGCLHLLVGSRSVAQLPVSRLQARNQLLEIDTNALRFNLEETQDYLAHATTQCFAPADLQRVLSLTEGWITGIQMAALAPSDPLRDLDRLQLGNRQIGRYLHDVVLAPLPLPLQAFLLKTSILGRLTPSLCNAVTGRDDAQQMLEEIERHNLFIFALDTQGQWFRYHTLFVETLNERLLQTGIDVAQLHERASNWLAGHQYWAEAIRHALAAGKLGSRNDCANQGAQSLAEEGDVDTLVRWLQQMPDTCGKALDEQRIDLQLNLAWALGHHFHFAASRGLLDSLGPLLKTLGHHSRLNIKYQVIGAITEAFAENISLSIERVEPLLAQVPCGDTWVDGLICNILSYDYMTRGQFQQAQAVQRHMPCPATPSHNLFVSVYRAFVLGLSQLRQADLYSAEQYYLQALTPAQQLTGPQSSGSATLAALLGELLYERGEWQQLQTLLEPRLSQIDAVAPPDALFCAYASLSRRALLAGEPGQARYLLQHAQQLATLRRWPRLQAWLLVEEIRIHLACEQLPQALGLLEQFQALDHSHPDIRRAHAQAQCHIAAAQKHWRVAATLLQTLLQQDECQGQLLRAARSRAALACALWPDDQAAALKTLQPLLNLACRQNLRRTLLDAGAAMPALLQASLKSARAPITAYLRPLLESVDQPIGDDKQSGDEPTLSEREQQILQLIAQGQANKEIARSLDISAETVKWHLKNLFSKLHVTSRIQAIARARTLDLLG; translated from the coding sequence ATGACCCAAGCCAGATTTCCCAAACTGCCCGCGGGCCCGGAACGCGTTGACATCAATTACGGCCTGCCCCTGATAACCACCAAGCTGGTACCTCCGCGCTCGGTCGGAACGGTGCTGGCGCGAGCGCGGCTGCTGGAAAAAATAAGCCTGCTGGAGGGGCGCTGCCTGGCGCTGGTGTGCGGCCCGGCAGGGTTTGGTAAAACCACGTTACTGGGGCAGTGGTCGCAGATTTTGCGCGAGCAGGGTCATGGGGTGGCCTGGCTCAGCCTGGACGAGCAGGACGATACGCCCCTGACCTTTCGCCGTTATCTGCTGAGCGCCCTGAGCCAGGCCAGCGGGCAACCGCGAATTGAAGCCGATGCCCTGTCTGACTGTATGGCGTCGGCCGACAGCCGATTCATCCGTGAGCTGATCAACCTCTTGCAGGCCCGGCTTGAGCCCCTGTACCTGGTGCTGGATGACCTGCACCTGATTCACCACCCGGGCATTACCTCGGACCTGGAGCAGTTGCTGCTTCATGCCCCCGGTTGCCTGCACTTGCTGGTGGGCAGTCGCAGCGTTGCGCAACTGCCTGTGAGCCGTTTGCAGGCACGCAATCAACTGCTTGAAATCGACACCAATGCGCTGCGTTTCAATCTTGAAGAAACCCAGGACTACCTGGCCCACGCAACCACTCAGTGTTTTGCCCCGGCCGACCTTCAGCGCGTGCTGAGTCTGACTGAAGGCTGGATTACCGGGATCCAGATGGCAGCGCTGGCGCCCAGCGATCCGCTGCGCGATCTGGATCGCTTGCAACTGGGTAACCGCCAGATAGGACGCTATCTGCACGATGTGGTGCTGGCGCCCTTACCGCTGCCGCTACAGGCGTTTTTACTCAAGACTTCGATTTTGGGGCGCCTGACGCCTTCACTGTGCAATGCGGTAACTGGCCGCGACGACGCGCAACAGATGCTCGAGGAAATTGAACGGCACAACCTGTTTATCTTTGCCCTGGATACCCAGGGCCAGTGGTTTCGTTACCACACGCTGTTTGTCGAGACCCTCAATGAGCGCCTGTTGCAGACCGGCATCGACGTGGCTCAGTTGCATGAACGGGCCAGTAACTGGCTCGCCGGCCATCAGTACTGGGCCGAGGCTATCCGCCACGCGCTGGCCGCGGGCAAGCTGGGGAGCCGCAACGATTGCGCCAACCAGGGCGCCCAGTCACTGGCCGAAGAAGGGGATGTCGACACGCTGGTGCGCTGGCTGCAGCAGATGCCCGACACCTGCGGCAAAGCCCTGGATGAACAGCGCATCGACCTGCAACTCAATCTGGCCTGGGCCCTGGGCCATCACTTTCACTTCGCCGCCTCACGGGGGTTGCTCGATAGCCTGGGGCCCTTGCTCAAGACCCTGGGGCACCACTCAAGGCTGAACATCAAATACCAGGTGATCGGCGCCATCACCGAGGCGTTCGCGGAAAATATCAGCCTGAGCATCGAACGTGTCGAACCCCTGCTGGCTCAAGTGCCCTGTGGCGATACATGGGTCGACGGGCTGATCTGCAACATCCTCAGCTATGACTACATGACCCGCGGTCAATTCCAGCAGGCACAAGCGGTACAACGCCACATGCCCTGCCCCGCCACCCCGTCGCATAACCTTTTTGTCAGTGTGTACCGGGCCTTTGTGCTGGGTTTGAGTCAGTTGCGCCAAGCCGATTTATACAGTGCCGAACAGTACTATCTTCAGGCGCTGACACCGGCCCAGCAGCTCACCGGACCTCAGTCGAGTGGCAGCGCAACGCTGGCGGCGCTGTTGGGAGAGTTGCTGTATGAGCGTGGCGAATGGCAACAGCTACAGACGCTGCTGGAGCCGCGCCTGAGCCAGATTGATGCCGTTGCGCCGCCTGATGCGCTGTTTTGCGCGTATGCCAGTCTGTCACGCAGAGCGCTTTTGGCGGGGGAACCGGGCCAGGCCCGTTATCTGTTGCAGCATGCCCAGCAACTGGCAACGCTGCGCCGCTGGCCGCGCCTGCAAGCCTGGCTGCTGGTGGAGGAGATACGCATTCACCTGGCCTGCGAGCAACTGCCCCAGGCGTTGGGGTTATTGGAGCAGTTCCAGGCACTCGACCACTCCCACCCTGACATCCGCCGTGCCCACGCCCAGGCGCAATGCCATATCGCCGCTGCGCAAAAACACTGGAGGGTGGCCGCAACCCTGTTACAGACCTTGCTGCAACAGGACGAATGCCAGGGCCAGTTACTGCGCGCCGCACGCAGCCGCGCCGCCCTGGCGTGCGCGTTATGGCCCGATGATCAGGCAGCCGCCCTGAAAACCCTGCAACCGCTGCTCAATCTGGCCTGCCGGCAAAACCTGCGCCGCACCCTGCTGGATGCGGGAGCAGCCATGCCGGCCCTGCTCCAGGCCTCACTGAAAAGCGCACGGGCACCGATAACCGCCTACCTGCGCCCCTTGCTCGAAAGCGTCGATCAGCCGATCGGTGATGATAAACAGAGCGGCGACGAGCCAACCCTGAGTGAGCGCGAACAACAGATCCTGCAACTGATTGCCCAGGGCCAGGCCAACAAGGAAATCGCCCGCAGCCTGGATATCTCGGCAGAAACCGTAAAGTGGCACCTGAAAAACCTGTTCAGCAAATTGCATGTGACCAGTCGCATTCAGGCTATAGCCCGCGCCCGCACACTCGACTTGCTGGGCTGA
- a CDS encoding thiamine pyrophosphate-dependent dehydrogenase E1 component subunit alpha: protein MSLSKSELLKAYRKMREIRVFEERLHQENTTGDIPGFIHLYCGEEAIAVGVCENLEDTDYIGSTHRGHGHCIAKGCDIHGMMAEIFGKDSGLCRGKGGSMHIADLSKGMLGANAIVGGAPPLAIGAALTAKTLGNRGVAVSFTGDGGSNQGLVFEAMNMAVVLRLPVIFVFENNGFGEATGHDYAVGGRDIAHRAAGFGMPAVKVDGTDFFAVHEAVAVAVERARAGEGPTAIEAVAHRWYGHFEGDPMLYRADGEVERLRQENDPLKIFSQQVAGQISVEELQAIDAQVQALVDDAVAKARAADFPALESLLTDVYVSY, encoded by the coding sequence ATGTCGCTTAGCAAGTCAGAACTGCTTAAGGCCTATCGCAAAATGCGCGAAATCCGCGTCTTCGAAGAGCGCCTCCACCAGGAAAATACCACCGGTGATATTCCGGGTTTCATTCACCTTTACTGCGGTGAAGAAGCCATCGCCGTGGGCGTTTGCGAAAACCTTGAAGACACCGACTACATCGGCTCGACTCACCGCGGGCATGGGCACTGTATCGCCAAGGGCTGTGACATCCACGGGATGATGGCCGAGATTTTTGGCAAGGATTCGGGGCTGTGCCGTGGCAAGGGCGGTTCGATGCACATCGCCGACCTGAGTAAAGGCATGCTCGGCGCCAACGCCATCGTCGGTGGCGCCCCGCCGCTGGCGATTGGTGCGGCACTGACCGCCAAAACCCTGGGTAACCGTGGCGTCGCGGTGTCTTTCACCGGTGACGGCGGCTCGAACCAGGGGCTGGTATTCGAGGCGATGAACATGGCCGTGGTCCTGCGCTTACCGGTCATTTTCGTCTTCGAGAACAATGGTTTTGGTGAGGCTACCGGTCACGACTATGCCGTCGGCGGGCGTGATATCGCTCACCGTGCAGCAGGTTTCGGCATGCCTGCGGTCAAGGTTGACGGCACCGATTTTTTTGCCGTGCATGAGGCGGTTGCAGTCGCCGTCGAGCGCGCCCGGGCCGGTGAAGGGCCGACCGCCATCGAAGCCGTTGCCCATCGCTGGTACGGCCACTTTGAGGGCGACCCGATGCTCTATCGCGCGGACGGTGAAGTCGAACGCCTGCGCCAGGAAAACGATCCGTTGAAAATCTTCAGTCAGCAGGTTGCCGGTCAAATCTCTGTAGAGGAACTGCAAGCCATCGACGCCCAGGTCCAGGCCCTGGTGGACGATGCCGTGGCCAAGGCCCGGGCGGCAGATTTCCCTGCGCTAGAGAGCTTGCTGACCGACGTCTACGTGTCTTACTGA
- a CDS encoding alpha-ketoacid dehydrogenase subunit beta encodes MAIRTYREAVKEALAQEMALDDRVVLIGEDVCGGQAGTAEVGSKGEAFGGVLGVTKGLWTEFGSARVIDTPITESAIIGMAAGAAMTGLRPVAELMFMDFFGVCHDMLYNQAAKFRYMFGGKAKAPMVVRGMIGAGFSAAAQHSQSPYHIFATTPGLKVVVPSCPYDVKGLLIQAIRDDDPVVFCEHKALYDIKGEVPEEPYTIPFGVANYTREGTDVTIIALAAMVHKANQVADKLAAEGISVEVVDPRTVSPLDEDGILESVTSTGRVVIVDESAARLGFAHDLAALIATRAFYQLKAPIIMVTPPHTPVPFSPVLEQAWIPSVDRIEAAVRKVMEG; translated from the coding sequence ATGGCAATTCGTACTTATCGTGAAGCGGTCAAAGAAGCCCTGGCTCAGGAAATGGCACTCGATGATCGGGTGGTGTTGATTGGCGAAGACGTGTGCGGCGGGCAGGCCGGTACTGCCGAAGTGGGCAGCAAGGGTGAAGCCTTCGGCGGGGTGCTGGGGGTGACCAAAGGCCTGTGGACCGAATTCGGCTCGGCGCGGGTGATCGATACACCGATCACTGAGTCGGCGATTATCGGCATGGCTGCCGGCGCGGCCATGACCGGCCTGCGGCCAGTGGCCGAGTTGATGTTCATGGACTTCTTCGGCGTCTGCCACGACATGCTCTACAACCAGGCGGCCAAGTTCCGCTACATGTTCGGTGGCAAAGCCAAAGCGCCGATGGTGGTACGGGGCATGATCGGTGCCGGTTTCTCGGCGGCGGCGCAGCACTCGCAATCGCCGTATCACATTTTCGCCACCACCCCCGGCCTCAAAGTGGTCGTGCCCTCGTGCCCCTACGACGTTAAAGGCCTGCTGATCCAGGCCATACGCGACGACGACCCGGTGGTGTTCTGCGAGCACAAGGCGCTCTACGACATCAAGGGCGAAGTCCCTGAAGAGCCGTACACCATTCCTTTTGGCGTCGCCAATTACACCCGCGAAGGTACCGACGTGACCATCATTGCCCTCGCGGCAATGGTCCACAAAGCCAACCAGGTGGCAGACAAGCTGGCCGCCGAAGGCATCTCGGTCGAAGTGGTCGACCCCCGCACCGTGTCGCCGCTGGATGAAGACGGCATTCTGGAATCGGTGACCTCCACCGGCCGGGTGGTGATTGTCGATGAGTCGGCAGCACGACTGGGCTTTGCCCACGACCTGGCCGCGCTGATCGCGACCAGAGCGTTCTATCAACTCAAGGCGCCGATCATCATGGTGACGCCGCCGCACACGCCCGTACCGTTCTCGCCCGTGCTGGAGCAGGCCTGGATTCCCAGTGTGGATCGCATCGAAGCTGCCGTGCGCAAAGTGATGGAGGGCTGA
- a CDS encoding 2-oxo acid dehydrogenase subunit E2: MTDIKIIEVPKWGLSMEEGTLNNWLIEEGDSFRLHQEVCEIETSKIANVLEAPFAGVLRRKVAVAGQTLPVGGVLGVVADASVSDAEIDAFLALRSTPAGTGAPQPGAVAATPAAPVAPAVAVKAAEPVAAPRVKSAQGWQVPQALAGAGPESVFATPHATRLAKELGIDLSRVSGSGPEGRVSVADIQQAVRDRGGKVAAVEPALKASGPARSRSDDSQVQATPLARRLAASLGVNLNDCRVTGSRGRVCKADVLEVSAVQHPPVAAPADATPGQAEVEVLPMSGMRKAIAARLQESKRTAPHFRLQADLDLQALLALRSELNASTPAIKLSVNDLLIKACALALVKVPDVNVQFDEARQAVLRFSDADISVAVALPGGLITPIVRQANRKSLRQISEEMLGLVTRAKAGTLKPQEFQGGTFSISNLGMLGVSQFDAIINPPQGAILAIGAGEQRAVAHNGEVAVRTLMTVTLSCDHRVIDGAQGAAFLAELKRLVQTPSLMML, encoded by the coding sequence ATGACTGATATCAAAATCATCGAGGTGCCTAAATGGGGGCTGTCGATGGAAGAAGGCACCCTCAACAATTGGCTGATTGAAGAAGGCGACAGTTTCAGGCTGCATCAGGAAGTCTGCGAAATCGAGACCAGCAAAATTGCCAACGTGCTGGAAGCCCCCTTTGCTGGTGTACTGCGCCGCAAGGTTGCGGTGGCCGGGCAAACCCTGCCCGTAGGCGGTGTGCTGGGGGTGGTCGCCGATGCCTCGGTCAGCGATGCCGAGATTGATGCGTTTCTGGCGCTGCGCAGCACCCCGGCCGGCACCGGCGCGCCGCAGCCTGGGGCGGTCGCGGCGACACCGGCGGCTCCCGTTGCACCGGCCGTCGCGGTGAAAGCGGCAGAGCCTGTCGCGGCGCCGAGAGTGAAATCGGCACAGGGCTGGCAAGTACCTCAGGCGTTAGCCGGGGCCGGCCCTGAATCGGTGTTTGCCACACCCCACGCCACACGTCTGGCCAAGGAACTGGGGATAGATTTGAGCCGGGTCAGCGGCTCGGGGCCCGAGGGCCGGGTCAGCGTGGCGGATATTCAACAGGCGGTCCGCGACCGCGGCGGCAAGGTCGCGGCCGTTGAGCCTGCGCTCAAGGCCAGCGGTCCCGCCCGCTCTCGCAGTGATGACAGCCAGGTTCAGGCAACGCCGCTGGCCCGTCGGCTGGCAGCCAGTCTGGGGGTCAACCTGAATGATTGCCGGGTCACCGGCAGCCGCGGCCGGGTCTGCAAAGCCGATGTTCTGGAAGTCAGCGCGGTGCAGCATCCGCCGGTGGCAGCGCCCGCTGATGCAACACCCGGGCAGGCCGAGGTTGAAGTCTTGCCGATGAGTGGCATGCGCAAGGCGATTGCTGCCCGCCTGCAGGAATCCAAGCGCACGGCGCCGCACTTTCGGCTTCAGGCCGACCTTGATTTGCAAGCCCTGCTGGCGCTACGCAGCGAGCTGAATGCCAGTACTCCGGCGATCAAGCTGTCGGTCAACGACTTGTTGATAAAAGCCTGCGCGCTGGCGCTGGTTAAAGTGCCGGACGTGAATGTGCAATTCGATGAAGCGCGTCAGGCCGTGCTGCGTTTCAGCGATGCCGATATCTCGGTGGCCGTAGCGTTGCCCGGCGGTTTGATCACCCCCATCGTGCGCCAGGCCAACCGTAAAAGCCTGCGGCAAATATCCGAAGAAATGCTGGGTCTGGTGACCCGGGCCAAGGCCGGTACGCTCAAGCCGCAGGAGTTTCAGGGCGGCACGTTCAGTATTTCCAATCTGGGCATGCTCGGGGTCAGCCAGTTCGACGCCATCATCAACCCGCCCCAGGGCGCAATTCTGGCTATCGGTGCCGGCGAGCAGCGGGCAGTGGCGCACAACGGAGAAGTCGCGGTGCGCACACTCATGACCGTCACCCTCTCCTGCGACCACCGGGTGATTGATGGTGCGCAGGGGGCGGCGTTCCTCGCCGAACTCAAGCGCTTGGTACAGACCCCAAGCCTGATGATGCTCTAG
- the lpdA gene encoding dihydrolipoyl dehydrogenase: protein MTDKFDVVVIGGGPGGYVAAIRAAQLGLSTALVEQQHLGGICLNWGCIPTKAMLKGAEVAHTLKHLPTFGFSAENIQFDIAQLVAHSRGVSQRLTSGIAYLLKKNGVRVVDGRGRVTAKGRVSVTTQAGDQELQARHIILATGARPRALPGLAADGHKIWSYFDALVPESVPPSLLVIGSGAIGVEFASLYSDLGSQVTLVEVARQIMPVEDQEVASLVQREFEQRGIRVLTQARVSAVQGEVGALQCRVALSDGSEQTLQVSQVLLAAGIEPNTGDMGLEALGVEFENGFIKTDPWCRTNVAGLYAIGDVAGAPCLAHKASHEGVLCVEKLAGVDGVHPLDKTRIPGCTYARPEVASLGLTEMAARAGGHNIAVGRFDYQANGKALAMGEGKGFVKTIFDADSGELLGAHMVGPHVTEQIQGFGIARALEATDVELSQVIFAHPTLSESMHEAVLAARDRALHQ from the coding sequence ATGACTGACAAATTTGATGTGGTGGTCATCGGCGGCGGTCCCGGGGGCTACGTCGCGGCGATTCGTGCCGCGCAACTGGGCCTGAGTACCGCACTGGTCGAACAGCAACATCTGGGCGGCATTTGCCTGAACTGGGGCTGCATTCCGACCAAGGCGATGCTCAAGGGGGCTGAAGTCGCGCACACCTTAAAACACCTGCCGACCTTTGGTTTCAGCGCCGAGAACATTCAGTTTGATATTGCGCAACTGGTTGCCCACAGCCGGGGCGTGTCGCAGCGGCTGACCTCGGGTATCGCTTACCTGTTGAAAAAGAACGGGGTCCGGGTGGTCGATGGCCGCGGCCGCGTTACGGCTAAAGGCCGGGTCAGCGTGACCACGCAGGCGGGCGATCAGGAACTGCAGGCGAGGCACATCATTCTGGCCACCGGCGCCCGGCCCAGAGCCTTGCCCGGGCTGGCCGCCGATGGTCATAAAATCTGGAGTTACTTCGACGCGCTGGTGCCCGAGAGTGTTCCGCCGTCGTTGCTGGTGATCGGCTCCGGGGCCATTGGCGTGGAGTTCGCCAGCCTGTACAGCGACCTGGGCAGCCAGGTGACCCTGGTGGAAGTGGCCAGGCAAATCATGCCGGTCGAGGATCAGGAAGTGGCAAGCCTGGTTCAGCGCGAGTTCGAACAGCGCGGTATTCGGGTCCTGACTCAGGCCCGGGTCAGCGCGGTGCAGGGGGAGGTCGGCGCCTTGCAGTGCCGGGTTGCGCTCAGTGATGGCAGCGAGCAGACCTTGCAGGTGTCCCAGGTATTGCTGGCCGCCGGGATCGAACCCAATACCGGTGACATGGGGCTCGAAGCGTTGGGCGTTGAGTTCGAAAACGGCTTCATCAAGACCGACCCGTGGTGCCGCACCAACGTGGCAGGGCTGTATGCCATTGGCGATGTGGCCGGAGCGCCGTGCCTGGCGCACAAGGCCAGCCATGAAGGTGTGCTTTGCGTGGAAAAGCTGGCGGGCGTTGACGGGGTTCACCCGCTGGATAAAACCCGCATTCCCGGCTGCACCTATGCCAGGCCCGAAGTCGCCAGCCTGGGGCTTACCGAAATGGCCGCCAGAGCCGGGGGGCATAACATCGCCGTGGGCCGTTTCGACTATCAGGCCAACGGCAAGGCGCTGGCCATGGGCGAAGGGAAAGGCTTCGTGAAGACCATATTCGATGCCGACAGTGGCGAATTGCTGGGCGCCCACATGGTGGGGCCGCACGTGACCGAGCAGATTCAGGGGTTCGGTATTGCCCGGGCACTGGAAGCCACGGATGTGGAATTAAGCCAGGTGATTTTTGCCCACCCGACCCTCAGTGAATCCATGCATGAAGCCGTGCTGGCAGCGAGAGACCGTGCCCTGCATCAATAG
- a CDS encoding acetoin reductase, producing the protein MKLSGKIALVTGGAQGIGRGIALRLAKDGADIALVDLNPEKLAQVAKEVQALGRKATTFVADVGDREQVFAAVDYAHNELGGLDIMVNNAGISQVKPLADVTQEEVERIYRINVQGTLWGIQAAAEKFRALKRKGKIINASSIAGHEGYALLGVYSSTKFAVRALTQAAAKELAVHGITVNAYCPGVVGTDMWVDIDKRMAELTGAPIGATYDKFVSGIALGRAETPDDVAAFVSYLASPDADYMTGQAPLIDGGLVFR; encoded by the coding sequence ATGAAACTCTCTGGAAAGATTGCACTGGTAACGGGTGGCGCACAGGGCATCGGGCGCGGCATTGCACTGCGCCTGGCCAAGGACGGTGCCGATATTGCACTGGTTGACCTCAATCCTGAAAAGCTGGCGCAGGTCGCCAAAGAGGTGCAAGCCCTCGGGCGCAAAGCCACCACTTTTGTGGCCGACGTGGGCGACCGTGAACAAGTATTTGCCGCTGTTGATTACGCCCACAACGAACTGGGCGGGCTGGACATCATGGTCAACAACGCGGGCATCTCCCAGGTCAAGCCGCTGGCGGATGTCACCCAGGAGGAGGTGGAGCGAATCTACCGGATCAACGTTCAGGGCACCCTGTGGGGGATTCAGGCGGCGGCAGAGAAGTTCAGGGCGCTCAAGCGCAAGGGCAAAATCATTAATGCCAGCTCCATTGCCGGCCACGAAGGTTATGCGCTGTTGGGGGTTTACTCCTCGACCAAGTTTGCCGTGCGGGCCCTCACCCAGGCGGCGGCCAAAGAGCTGGCGGTGCACGGCATCACGGTCAACGCCTATTGCCCCGGCGTCGTGGGTACCGATATGTGGGTGGATATCGACAAGCGCATGGCAGAGCTCACGGGCGCCCCGATTGGTGCGACCTATGACAAGTTTGTCAGTGGTATTGCGCTGGGCCGGGCAGAAACCCCGGACGACGTGGCCGCTTTTGTGTCGTATCTGGCCAGCCCGGATGCGGACTACATGACCGGCCAGGCGCCGTTGATCGATGGCGGGCTGGTGTTCCGCTAG
- a CDS encoding LysR family transcriptional regulator has product MIAQEMSISRAAVRLHLSQPAVTQALKRLEEQIGVALIERNGPRFQLTRAGVETLKIAGEVHGHFGQLQAAVEAASDQVIGPVRLLSVSGIECPAYDRFLAALHRDYPGITLEIEVRSSEAILSALSHKTATFGLAVNRSTYPWLHQQCLTTERYRFYCSDQHPLFGRSDLTLSDLRLEPLIVITGDLLGGNLSPLAEFRDRHSLSGDIVASTADIQEALRLVLAGFGIGCLPDHVCLDSRVAARLWPLPPEEEVCAMDINLLWHAGQRLSQAEAVFLQRLRNAPGVVADEQHEAAIGQRP; this is encoded by the coding sequence ATGATCGCCCAGGAAATGAGCATCAGCCGTGCTGCAGTGCGGCTTCATTTGTCCCAGCCGGCAGTGACCCAGGCGTTGAAACGCCTGGAGGAGCAAATCGGCGTGGCGCTGATCGAGCGCAACGGCCCGCGCTTTCAATTGACCCGCGCGGGTGTCGAAACCCTGAAAATCGCGGGTGAGGTGCACGGCCATTTTGGTCAGCTGCAAGCCGCAGTCGAGGCCGCCAGCGACCAGGTCATCGGTCCGGTCCGGCTGCTGTCGGTGAGCGGCATTGAGTGCCCGGCCTATGACCGTTTTCTGGCTGCACTGCATCGCGATTACCCCGGCATCACCCTTGAGATCGAGGTGCGCTCCAGCGAAGCGATTCTCAGTGCCCTGAGCCATAAAACCGCCACTTTCGGCCTGGCGGTCAACCGCAGTACTTACCCGTGGTTGCACCAGCAATGCCTGACGACCGAACGCTACCGCTTTTATTGCAGCGACCAGCACCCGCTGTTCGGGCGCAGCGACCTGACCCTGAGCGATCTGCGCCTGGAACCCTTGATCGTCATCACCGGAGACTTGCTGGGTGGCAACCTGTCGCCACTCGCAGAGTTCCGTGACCGACATTCATTGTCGGGAGACATCGTCGCCTCCACGGCCGATATTCAGGAGGCGTTGCGTCTGGTGCTGGCCGGTTTTGGCATTGGCTGCCTGCCCGACCATGTCTGCCTGGATAGCCGGGTGGCCGCGCGCCTTTGGCCGCTGCCGCCCGAGGAGGAGGTCTGCGCGATGGATATCAACCTGCTCTGGCATGCAGGCCAGCGCCTGAGCCAGGCCGAAGCCGTTTTTTTACAGCGGTTGCGCAATGCACCCGGTGTAGTCGCTGACGAGCAGCACGAGGCTGCGATCGGGCAACGCCCGTAA